The following proteins are encoded in a genomic region of Drosophila willistoni isolate 14030-0811.24 chromosome 3R, UCI_dwil_1.1, whole genome shotgun sequence:
- the LOC6651092 gene encoding ATP synthase subunit beta, mitochondrial-like has translation RKLINNVAKAHGGYSVFAGVGERTREGNDLYNKMIESGVISLRDKTSKVALVYGQMNEPTGARARVALTGLTVAVYFRDQEGQDVLLFIDIFRFTPAGSEVSALLGRIPLAVGYQPTLATDMGSMRSVLQLPILPFWAWMNCLRRTS, from the coding sequence CGGAAGTTAATTAACAACGTAGCCAAGGCGCACGGTGGTTACTCCGTGTTCGCTGGCGTCGGTGAGCGTACGCGCGAAGGCAATGACTTGTACAACAAGATGATTGAGTCCGGCGTCATTTCGCTCAGGGATAAGACCTCTAAAGTCGCCCTTGTCTACGGACAGATGAACGAGCCCACAGGTGCCCGCGCCCGTGTGGCCCTTACCGGTCTTACTGTTGCTGTGTATTTCCGCGATCAAGAAGGACAGGACGTGCTGCTCTTCATCGACATTTTCCGTTTTACTCCGGCCGGTTCTGAGGTGTCCGCCCTGCTAGGTCGTATCCCCTTAGCTGTGGGTTATCAGCCAACTCTGGCCACTGACATGGGTTCTATGCGAAGCGTATTACAACTACcaattttgccattttgggcATGGATGAATTGTCTGAGGAGGACAAGCTGA
- the LOC6651091 gene encoding ATP synthase subunit beta, mitochondrial, protein MFVLRAAAKADKNLLPFLGQYSRGHAAKAAAKAVAGGNGKIVAVIGAVVDVQFDDNLPPILNALEVDNRSPRLVLEVAQHLGENTVRTIAMDGTEGLVRGQKVLDTGYPIRIPVGAETLGRIINVIGEPIDERGPIPTDKTAPIHAEAPEFVEMSVEQEILVTGIKVVDLLAPYAKGGKIGLFGGAGVGKTVLIMELINNVAKAHGGYSVFAGVGERTREGNDLYNEMIESGVISLKDKTSKVALVYGQMNEPPGARARVALTGLTVAEYFRDQEGQDVLLFIDNIFRFTQAGSEVSALLGRIPSAVGYQPTLATDMGSMQERITTTKKGSITSVQAIYVPADDLTDPAPATTFAHLDATTVLSRAIAELGIYPAVDPLDSTSRIMDPNIIGQEHYNVARGVQKILQDYKSLQDIIAILGMDELSEEDKLTVARARKIQRFLSQPFQVAEVFTGHAGKLVPLEQTIKGFSQILGGEYDHLPEVAFYMVGPIEEVVEKADRLAKEAA, encoded by the exons ATGTTCGTGTTACGTGCTGCCGCTAAAGCTGATAAGAATTTGCTGCCATTTTTGGGGCAATATT CTCGAGGACATGCCGCTAAGGCAGCTGCCAAGGCTGTCGCTGGAGGCAACGGCAAAATTGTCGCTGTCATTGGTGCTGTCGTCGATGTACAGTTTGACGATAATTTGCCTCCAATTTTGAATGCTTTGGAGGTGGACAACCGCTCCCCTCGTTTGGTGCTAGAGGTGGCCCAACATTTGGGAGAGAACACCGTGCGTACCATTGCCATGGACGGTACCGAGGGTTTGGTGCGCGGCCAGAAAGTTCTGGATACCGGCTATCCAATCCGTATTCCCGTCGGAGCCGAGACCCTGGGTCGTATCATTAACGTGATTG GCGAGCCCATTGATGAGCGTGGTCCTATCCCTACCGATAAGACTGCCCCCATTCACGCTGAAGCACCCGAATTCGTTGAGATGTCCGTGGAACAGGAGATTCTTGTCACTGGCATTAAAGTTGTAGATCTGCTTGCACCATACGCCAAGGGTGGAAAGATCGGTTTGTTTGGAGGCGCTGGAGTCGGCAAGACTGTGTTGATCATGGAGTTAATTAACAACGTAGCCAAGGCTCACGGTGGTTACTCCGTGTTCGCTGGCGTCGGCGAGCGTACTCGCGAAGGCAATGACTTGTACAACGAGATGATTGAGTCCGGCGTCATTTCGCTTAAGGATAAGACCTCTAAAGTCGCCCTTGTCTACGGACAGATGAACGAGCCCCCGGGTGCCCGCGCCCGTGTAGCCCTTACCGGTCTTACTGTCGCTGAATATTTCCGCGATCAAGAAGGACAGGACGTGCTGCTCTTCATCGACAACATTTTCCGTTTTACTCAGGCCGGTTCTGAGGTGTCCGCCCTGCTAGGTCGTATCCCCTCAGCTGTGGGTTATCAGCCAACTCTGGCCACTGACATGGGTTCTATGCAGGAGCGTATTACAACTACCAAGAAGGGCTCCATTACTTCCGTGCAGGCCATTTATGTGCCAGCTGACGATTTGACCGATCCCGCTCCGGCCACCACTTTCGCTCACTTGGACGCCACTACTGTGTTGTCCCGTGCTATTGCCGAGCTGGGCATTTACCCGGCTGTGGATCCCTTGGATTCGACCTCCCGTATCATGGACCCCAACATCATCGGACAGGAGCACTACAACGTAGCTCGCGGCGTTCAGAAGATCTTGCAGGATTACAAATCCCTTCAGGATATCATTGCCATTTTGGGTATGGATGAATTGTCTGAGGAGGACAAGCTGACAGTGGCCCGTGCTCGCAAGATTCAGCGCTTCTTGTCACAGCCATTCCAAGTCGCCGAGGTCTTCACAGGTCATGCCGGCAAACTCGTTCCATTGGAGCAAACCATCAAGGGCTTCTCACAGATTCTGGGTGGCGAGTACGATCACTTGCCCGAAGTTGCGTTCTACATGGTTGGTCCCATTGAAGAAGTTGTAGAAAAGGCCGACCGTCTAGCTAAGGAGGCCGCCTAA